A single Xiphias gladius isolate SHS-SW01 ecotype Sanya breed wild chromosome 18, ASM1685928v1, whole genome shotgun sequence DNA region contains:
- the ppdpfb gene encoding pancreatic progenitor cell differentiation and proliferation factor B has translation MAAIPAGGSLVATTDYYRRRIGSTSSSSSCGSSEYSGEVIPHHPGLPKQDSGHWWSSFFFGKQPGMTPLTEEAQLKAGVPGAVTNGQITCVAREMVMQRQVSESSDAGTPTSS, from the exons ATGGCAGCTATTCCAGCAGGCGGTTCACTGGTGGCGACCACTGACTACTACCGAA ggCGCATCGGCTCTAcgtccagcagcagctcttGCGGCAGTTCAGAGTACAGCGGAGAGGTCATCCCTCACCATccag GACTCCCCAAGCAGGACTCTGGCCATTGGTGGTCCAGTTTCTTCTTTGGGAAGCAGCCAGGGATGACCCCACTGACTGAGGAGGCACAGCTGAA GGCGGGGGTTCCAGGTGCGGTGACGAATGGTCAGATCACCTGCGTTGCCAGGGAGATGGTGATGCAACGCCAGGTGAGTGAGAGCAGCGATGCAGgaacccccacctcctcctga